The genomic window TGCCCACTAGCCCAGGAATCTTGGATAATTGAGCCCCACAGAATCCTAGGTAAAGAGTCCCAGGGGTCATGGGTTAGTACCTGTGCTGGTCTATGCTGACCTCATGGGAAAATGAGACTTATAGACAGTGAAATTTAGGAGGGAGAGACAAAAgtgttggctttggagtcaagaagatttgaggTCTGCCTCTGGTACTAATTAGTTATGTTACCTAGACATggtataatgaaaaaagaattgatgtaggagccaggaagacctgggttcaagtcctgcctttgggcaaatcactttatctctctaaGATTCTAAACTGCATAGAtgtggtagagaaaaaaatggggaggCGACTTAAATAAAGTTCATGaattcatcatgaattcttttttaaaccaatttttactgatatatgtaaatatacatgtgtgtgtgtgtgtatatctcctACACTTCGCCCTGAATCCCTTACCCTCCCTGctcccagagagctatcccttatggaaaagaaaaaaaaattaaagaaaaaattccagcAAAACAGATCACCAACCATGGACTCTTAAGGGAAGCTTGGTATATTGGGGGACAGCCTTGAGCTTCTCaagctggagtcagaggacacACTGATTCCCTCTACACCCAGCCCTTGGCCCTTCATCCGAAGCAGAACCTGGCATGAGGGGGCAGCTGATGGTCTTGGCATTCTGGAAACAATCATGTTctcctttctcaaagagtttgCACTGTAGGGGGCACTCTCCTACCTTGCTTTAATCTGGGGTTTTTATTTCTAGGGTCTTCAGTGTGCttaccccttcccttccccttcctttcttcttccctcatgTTTCCTAGACACTTAGCTCTCAGCATCTATCAATCAATAAAGGGGTGTGTGGAGGGCATCTGAAAACTTTAGGGGGGTGTGGGTGGGGCAGATGGAGACCTGTCtgacctctttcccttccttgccTTCCCTTTATTCTGTGATAGGGTGGCATCTGCTTTAACCTCACCCACATGGACCGTATCTTGGATCTGAGTGTGGATGATTTTTCAGTGACTGTGGAGCCCGGGGTCACCTGGAAAGCCCTTAATTACTATCTGAGGGATACTGGTCTCTGGTTTCCAGTGGGTATGACTGGGTTCAAACTCTGCGGTATTTTCTTTTGTTCCAGTAATACCAtgggttttccttccttcccttctcagggAACTGACCTTTATCATGGCTTTGAAGAGGGTCCCTTGTAGGTGTTTTAAGGAGGACGGCTGGGCTCAGCCTGGAGTTTCTGGCTTCTTTCCACCATAAGTGCCTATGCCTCAAAGATTGGCCACTTTCTCCCAAACTGTCTGGTCCCATCCTCAGGACATCAGACATGGATCTGGCTCAAGCCACCTGCTTCCCATCCTGCCCAAGTCAATGGGTTGGTTTCATTCTTAGATCTCTTGGGAGCTTCACACCCTCTCCCACTTTGGTTCCCTTCTCCCATGTACTCTTTCTTCCCAGATCCAGGAGCTGATGCTTCCCTCTGTGGTATGGCAGCTACTGGGGCCTCAGGTACCAATGCTGTTCGATATGGCACCATGTTGGAGAATGTTGTCAACTTGGAAGTTGTGTTGGCAGATGGGCAGATCCTGCACACTGCAGGTCAAGGTCGCCGATTCCAGTGAGTTGGGTTATGGTGGTAGGAAGGAGTATTGAGAATTAGGGTCAGGACTTTCAGCAACCAAGGTGCTAACCAGCCCTCAGGAGCCAGTGTGCAGATGGTATCTGTTGAGGGACTCACCCCCTCTTGCCAAGTTTTTGGATTGGTTACACTCACGAGGGGTAAAATAATACAGATAATCCAAAGCAGCAGATAAGCCTGAAGCCATTTCTCAACTGATTTCTTGGAAaacattctgtgatttctttctcatccctagccagatttatcttcttttttatggTTGGCATGACCTtcatattttggaaaaaatatagacattaaaagatattaatattttatatcacCTGTATTTCCTAATATGTCCCCTCTTGAGTCTCCTCCCTGAgaaccatcccttataataaGAGGACCCCCCAGTTTAGCAAAACTTACAAGATATGAAAAAAAGCATGACCCTCTCTGTAGAGTCATTCCTGAGGAGGGGctgtcccttctcccctcccttctttgggGCAGGTTCAGTCATTCTGACTTTACTCCTTACTTCCACTTACATGGCTGTAGTCATCATGTATTTGACCTCAGACGGCCTCGGGGTTGACTGAGCAGTTGTGACAGTCCGCGTGTCCTCAGTATCATCCGGTCTACTGGAAGGGTCCTTGTACTAGGagccagaagacttgagttcggGTCATTGCTCTCTTACCCTCTAGCTGTAGGACGCTaacattcagtttcctcatccgtaaactGAAGGAGTTGGATGGGACAATCTCTTCTGACCCTTGGATAGTGATCCACTTGAGCTCTTTAGACCTTGGTCCTGGCCACTGGGAAATAGAGACAGCTTCATTCAAGGCTTAAGTAGGTCAGGCCATGGCTCCCAGATTGCCAACAGGTTAGTTAGGACGACTGGGGTTGTATAGAGCTCATCCCTGATCCCCAACAGTGTGTTGGGGAGAGCTCTGGATTGGGAGATAGAGGGTCTGGTTTCGAATCCTGACTATGATTGGGCAGATTTCTTTACCTCTATGTATCTGTATTTTgtgaaatgatggggttggaccagatgtctTCTAAGGAGCCTTCTAGCTTGTAATCTATGTTCCTGTGAGCCTATGTCATGTGGATACTACCTTGGGGTTGACCCCAGTAACCACTCTTGTGTTCCCTGGGGTCCAGGAAAAGCTCGGCTGGCTACAACCTGACGGGACTGTTTGTTGGCTCAGAGGGAACCCTGGGCCTTATCACCACAGCAACACTCCGACTGCATGGCATCCCCGAAGCCACCGTAGTTGCGATCTGTGCCTTCCCCAGCATCCAGGCTGCTGTGGGTAGCACTGTACAGATAATCCAAAGTGGACTGTCTGTGGCACGCATCGGTGAGGGCTAGGGGCAGGGGCTCTGCTCGGCTGGAAGGAAGATGGAGTGGGGGGGTGGCATCCTCTGTCCCACTCCCACCTCTCACTGCTAGAGAGTTTTGAAAATAAGTTCCCTGGTATCGGTCACTTAACACCTTGGGTTAAGCCTCTTGGGGACCAACACCTGGGACCAGGGTCCACAAATCCAGGGAGAACCTAATCCCACCCTCAGGTGACAGCCCAGTATAGCAGAAGAGTCCTGGACTAGGGATCAGGGAAACCTGGGCTTTGGTCCCAGCTTTACCATGAAGgagtagtgtgaccctgggcaagtcactcccccCCAGGAttcactttccttccctttcagcTTCTCAGTGTGTTGGAGAATTGTAGTAAACATAGTAGATGGagtagaacatagtaggtgccatcATCATTGCTCCCTTATTATTTATTGTCctattttggggggtggggtgtggaGGAGGAGACTGGGTCTCTATCTCACTCAGGCTGGAAGTTCTGAGGTCTCTCATTGGCCCTTTCCCATTACTGATCAACATAGAAACTTTCACCTGCTACAACACTGCCCTGGGCTGCCTGGTAGCACCTCCCCCTTACTCccaggggctcaccatattggcaCCAGACTTACTATAGACCCCCCAATCAGTTTAACTCAAAGAAGCTCAGACCCCCTGAGTGCAAGTGAACCACCAGCTTCAGCCTTCCCAGTAGCAGGGATCATGGGCATGTGTCACCATGTTTGGCCATCATTCTAATTTATGTCATACAGATGTTACTTTGCACAATTTCATGTTGAACTTAGTTGATGTGGTACcaagaatgctggatctggagtcagaatcCATGGGTTCCCTGGGAATCCTGGCGTAGATATATATCACTTCTGTGACCTATGACCAACCATGTGTCTTCCCTGAGCCTCGGTcttttcattgataaaatgaatCTTGTAGCCCCTGGTCCCAGGTGTTGGTCCCCAAGAGGCTTAACCCAAGGTGTCAAGTGACTGATACCAGGGAACTTATTTTCAGAGCTCTCCAGAAGTGAGAGGTGGGAGTGGGACAGAGGGCTTTTCTCaggatcatgtttttaaatgcataaattagaGAATTATAATTCTGTGTCATtagttaacaaaatattaaaaacaaaaagccaagTTCTCCgatcccctgaaatctgtccTAAAACCCTAGCTGAAGAAGCCTTGGTCTAGATGCCtgggtcctttctagctctaaatagtGCCTAGCTCATATAGATAATTGAGTGATTAAATATTATAATTCTAGGAGATGTACCCAGCCAATTGGTCAATGAATCAACATTTAGTATGCaggcactatgtgccaggcactgttaagtgCTGGGATGTGTGGGTTGGTGGAAGAAGAGGTCATTCCAGGTGTGCATGGGCGGTTCCTCTGCCAAGGTCTGATCTTCCTGCCTCTTTTTCATTCACCTTTTCTGCCCCTCCCTGCCATCCCATCCCCCCTTCCAGAGTTCCTAGATGAGGTTATAATGGATGCCTGCAATAAGTACAGTGGTCTGACCAATGCTGTCACTCCCAGCCTCTTCTTGGAGTTTCATGGCTCCCAGCGAGTGTTGGAAGAGCAGATGCAGAGGACAGGTGAGGCCTCCTCCAGCTTTGGCAAGAGGAGATGGTGTGCAGGGTAGGACCCTGGCCCCTGGGGAGGCCATTCCTGTAGGAGTGTGGTTGCCTCTGGGCAGGATCTCCCCTGGGTCccaaagaggagggaaaaggaatctAAGGTGACAAGGACCCCCCACAGAGGAGATCATCCAGCAGAACGGAAGCTCCCATTTTGCATGGTCCAAGGACCCAGAGGAGCGGAACCGGCTATGGACAGCTcggcacaatgcctggtatgcCACCCTGGCACTTAGGCCTGGTTGCAAGGTGAGCCTgggctgggagaagggagaatcgGGTGGGAGAAACAGGGCCCCTTCTCTCCAAGCACTTAGGGGGTGGGGAGATTCCCTTCTACCCCATGCTCTGGGACCTGACATGTCATTCCCCATTAAAGCTTCCTGAGGAGCCCTTTTCCCCtgctggaggagggagaaagagcatACATCATCTTGCCAGGGGGCAGTCATTGATGGAGCTGACTGGATCTGTATCCTTCACCCACTCAGGGTTACTCTACAGACGTCTGTGTCCCTATTTCACGGCTCCCAGATATTATGGTGCAGGCCAAGAAGGACCTGGAAGCTTTTGGACTCATAGGTAACCTCTTCCAGACCAGAAGAGGGGAGGTGGGGCATGAATAGGGGGGATGTGTATGTGTAGGGGCATAGTGATGTCTGGCACTGGGCAGCCACCTCTGTCTTCCTTCCTAGGGGCCCTCGTTGGGCATGTTGGGGATGGAAACTTCCACTGTCTCTTACTGTACAACCCTGAGGATGCTGATGAAAACCGCCGAGTAAAGGAATTTGTGACACATCTGGGAAGGTACAAGATTCTGCTGATTCCTCAATTGGGAGGGCAGGTGCGGGGCAGGGGGGCTCAGAGCAGGAGGCAGGAATCACAGGCTCAGGGACAGGAGGGTGGGGTTCAAAGACCACATTCCATGTCTGGGGAGAGATATGGGTGAGCTCAATCCtggaggatagaaggaaggaGGCAGCTGGCCCAGGTGCTCATGGATGCTGGTGCCAATTCCAAACTGAGTGGTCCTCCTCAATCACAGAAGAAACCACAAAAGCTTCAGGGCCTCTTGAGAGGTCTCAGCCTGGTCCATCCTGACTGCTTCCACTAAGCTCTTGAGTTGTGTATCCTAGGACTGCACTGGCTATGCGTGGGACCTGCACTGGGGAACACGGCATCGGGCTGGGCAAACGCCAGTTACTCAAGGAAGAGATTGGCCCTGTAGGCATAGAGACTATGAGGCAGATCAAATCAGTCCTGGACCCCAAGAACCTCATGAATCCTGGCAAAGTGCTGTGACAACCAGGCCCTTCTGCTGGTCCAGGAACTACTTACTCTCCTTGCAGGGATCAGGCTGTGGAAATGAGGCTAGAGACTAGAAAACCCAAAGCATCATCAGCTAAGATAGTGGGTAGTCCTGGCAGAGGTCACCTCAAGAGATTTGGAGGGTTGGGCTGTATGTGGCAAAGACTTTAGTGGAGGAGATGGCTAATCACCTTTTACCTGGGCAAAAATCTCCCTTTAGGCCCGAAAACACTGATTTAGGTCGCTCCTAAGTAACCTGGGAAAACGAGACCACAGGGGTGGACTTACTGCTTATCTGTCTTGAATAGCTCAGTTTGGGCCCTTTGTCTATCATGATTTTTCtaagtaaacattttaaaattgccCTTGTGAAGGCTCTCTCTTCTATTTCTCACCCAAACTCATCAACCTAGAAGCTGTGGGGAAGGCAGGATCAGGCTACATCCTGATCAGTCTACATTCAGGGTCCCAGTCAAAAGTCTTCCCCTCCTCTTGTTCTGTGGCTTATGATAAAACACTGCAGGGACCTCATGAAGGAAAGGCTGGAGCAGTCGTGGGGTGGGGTCTGGAGGCAATGCTGCCCGAGCTCCCCAGATCTCTGGAAAAGGAATCATACTATCTTCAGTGCTGGGTCAGTAACCTGACCTCCTCTCCCATTCAGGAATTCCCTCTAGGATATCTCTTACAGATAAGCATCCAATTATCTTTGGAAGACCTCACAGGACAGGCCTTCTCATCTAGGGGCAAAGCTATTAGATGAAGTCTGTGACTGTGAAGTCCAGCATTGGTCTCAGTTCTGCCATGCAGTGTGACCTGATCATCTGGAGCACAGCAGTCCTCCTTCTCAGATCCCTCCTTCTCTACAAATTCTTTTGTCCCTTTCTGTGAATGTTCTTCTAAAAAATATGACACCCAGAGGGAAACATAATCTAAGAGTGGTTTGACTGGGCCAGCATACAGTGGGCTAGCTATCAGCTCTCTTGTTCAGAACATTACACAGCTTTGGCTTTGGTTTTATCGACACCCAAAACCAGCCTCGTGACCAGGTCATGTTAAGCACTAGATCCTCTGTAGTTTTTACATGACTGTTTTACCAAGGAAGGTCCTGGTGCCCAAGCAGTACAGCTAAAGAGAATTCATGATTTCTGATACTGAAtgtactctctctcttttcccactACTGAAATACCAAAAGGTATTTTAAGAGCTCGGTTCTAGTTATACAAGATGAAAACATAATGTGtggtagtagaaagagcattagaGTAAGAATCAGAAGACTGTGTCCTTCGTCCCATCTCTTCCACTAATCAACAAATTACTTTCCCCCTCTGAGGCGAAGTTTCTTCAGCCAAAAATAACTAACTGGAATCAGTGGTTACTAAGTTTCCTCCTAGTtctaaaattcagtgattctgtgaAACCCAAATGTACCCTTTGAGAAAGAAGTGATTATATTCCAAtaatgaattaaaacaaaaaacccgAACATCTACCTAGCCCAGATGATGAATTTTGGTGGAAGAGGATGGTTGGAGAATGTGCGTCTGAATCTGGGTGTCCTCAGTAGGCAGCTATGGTAGAAAGGGGACTGGACATAGACTCTTACCTTATGTCTCTCACCATCCAACCCTTCCTTGGAAAGTGGGTTTTAAGGAATTAATTGTGTTTGCCATGGTCCAACTCAGCTTGGTGTTTCTTTAGGTCAAACAACTGAGCTACCCTCAGGAAGGTTGGCTCAACAGATCCCAGTTCTCTCCCCCAAGGCCTACATTCATCACTATTTGTGGGAAAGCTCAACCAAGTCCGGTTGGCCGGCCTTTTTGCCAGTCTGGGCCTGCTGTTCCCAACATTATCCACCAGAGGGTGTGTAGTATACTGGAAAAGGATCAAGGCAGCTATTGGCCCCCAATACCGCCAGCCTGGGATGCAAATCAAATCCCATTCCTCCTGGGGTCCTGATAAGGATCAATTGGGGAACTTGGCAGTCCTAGGCTTTCTGAAGGACAGATAGAAGATGGGATGTCTCCTCCCACTGGACAAACTGAGTGGGGCTGGGGATGACTGGGAGGTGGATGGCTCCTTGGGTCTGGCTCCAATGGGACCTCTCCCCCCATCCTTCCCACCTGCCTGGGCCTTTCTTGGCTCCTGTCTGGTCTGAGGCACAGACGCAATTTCTCAGGCAGCAGGAGTacaaatagttatttttttctccaaattgtAATGGAAAGTCCAATCCCTGGCTTTGGAAACCGGACccgtgttcaaattctgcctttttaATAGTACCTGGCCTGAATTCCATCAGCTACTTGTTTTTCCCCACTTTCCCATTATCTACTtcaagtttctcatctgtaaataataaGTCACATGCATATAATGCTCAAAGACTCTGAATATGTCTCCTTCATAACAACCCCAAGTAAGCAATAAAAATATTAACCCACAGGCAGATGAGGGAACGGTGACTAGCTCGTAACACATGCACCAGCTCTGGGCACTTGGACCAGGTGGGGAGGGACAGAAAAGAGCCGGTTGAGGCAGAAAGCTCCAAGACAAGCCTGTAGGCAGGTGCTTCACAGTGTAGACATATATCTGGAAGTCTCTGCTCCTTTAGGCAATTCCACCAATCATTTAAATggtgctttaaggtctgcaaagtactttggATATGTGGCCTCAGTTGGTACTCGCAgtagccctgtgaagtaggtgccactattcccatttcacagatgagaacagGTCATTGAAATTGTCTTGCCTGGTGCCAAGGAACCAGAATGTGTCTGAAGTTGATCCCAAACTGGCCTGACCCCATGTCCAGCATCTGCCAGCTGTAATGCTGCCTCATCTGGCCTCCAGGGTCCAGTCCCTTACACTGTCCTCTGCCCACAATCTTGCCCAGATCACCAGCCCATGCTCAGCCATGGGGAGCCCTGGGAGAACCTCTGGTTTCGGCGGTCTTTGGccctcaccctcacccccaaTCCTGGGCTGTCAGTTCTTGATTGTGCCTCTGCTTCATTGTTGGTTCACCAAGGGGGTATCATATAGGCAGGTCAATACTTTGAAAAGGTGAGGTAAGACTCCCCTAGTGTACCTGTTGCCACATTCTGACAttccaaagaagggaaagggCCAACAGTAAGCTCTGTCCCTGTGCTTAGAGGGATCGGGGGTTTGGAATGGGACCCACAGCCTCAGGGTCCAGGATGCCTCCCTTTCTACGCGTTAGGGAGATCTGAGATTCAGTCCCTATAATACCATGGATGCTGTAGCATaggtaaaaaaacaacaaaacaaaccccAGTGCACATGGGGCTGGACAACCTGGACTCAAATCCCAGCCTTTAGATATGACCTGTCTGATCTTGCTAAGCTGGTCAttttctgggcctgtttcctcatctgccaaataagAAGGCAGGCCTACACCAGTGGGGTCCAACTCCTCAGCCTTATACATCTCCCCGGGAGGGTACAAGTGACTTGAAAACCACAGGTTAATATTGGTTCAGTTAACTATTTCCCGACTACATTTACAGCTGGTTGGGGCTGTGCTTGGGAGTGCAGTGGGCCAAGGCCAGCGGGATCTTTAAGGCAAAGGGCTGGGGCtacttttcccttttgctctttttttttttaaaaaaaccacaacaaGTTCTGGGCTTCTCAAGGTAATTTGTCCAGGTCAGCCACCACAGGACCAGTCCCAGGCTCCTCCGTCCGCTAGGAGAAGAGCAGAGTAGTTTCTTCCCTCTTCAGAAGCCAGGGCTAGCTCTTAGACCATTTTTATAAACCACTCAAGTGGCTGGAAAAATCACAGCATGAATGCTCACAATCCTTCCTTAAGGGGTGGTATTTCTGCCTGACTTAGGCCACTGTCCTTAGGCTCCTGGGGCTGCCCAGTCCTGCAGAGGGCCACGAGGACAGGTTAGGGATGCCAAATTAAAGGACAAGCCACGTTGGCACAAATGACTTCACCTCAATTGAGCCTCAGAGAACCCAGAACTAGGCTGCTTGGTTCACAAGCTCAAGAAGGTCAATGGACCAGCATTTGTtaaggggctggggtgggggtggggggtgtgtgTCCTAAACAGGGCCTGGAAGGCACCCATCTTTCAATCTCCCCTTTGTCCCCTTCAACTCCAGCCTGCCTCCTCACGGAAGCCATCCTCACCCCAGCCCCCAATCCAGGTCTCAGTTCAATCAATGGTGTGTGGGTCCAGAGGTCAGGCAAGGAGATCTCCTTCAGAGTCACTTCCTTCCCCTGCTTGCGTTGCCAGGGGAAGTAAATATAGAACAGGGAGACACAGTTGCCAGGCAGGATTGGGGATGACGTCTATACActgcagacagacagacagacagaggaagagaggcaTGCGGATCTGACATCCTTTGTGATAACAGAAAAGCTGTGGGATTTCCAGGCCCAGGAGGAAGTCTCTGACTGACCATTTCTCTAGCTCCTCAGGCTGCCTCTCAGTAggtattctttgttttaatagcAAGGCGTTACAGGCCCTGCCCCTGTCTCTCCCTGGGGAGCTGTCTCTCATTTAGAACAGACTTGGAAGGTTGAAGGACACAGCAACAAATGAGTTCTGAAGTGATCCACTTTTAGTAAGCATTTCAAGAAAGCAGCAGTAAAAAAatataccctcattttacagatgggtaaactgatgGGGGGGAGTTCACAACATCAGAGTGGGAAGGGGCCTCCAAGTCCATTTGGTCCAGCCTGCACCTGAGCAAGAATCATGGAGATCACATCAAAGATGGTCACTTCGGCTTAGATCCTACTGGGGGGGCAGGGTATGCTTTCCCTCACATTACATctacattttcctctttgtatcatCTTTCCCACAAAGCTCAGATACTACATCTGACTGTGGCCTCTCCTAAACTGCCCtgcatctgtatatatgtatacgtgtatatgcTGTCtcctctgaggaaactgaggcagacagaagttaagtgacctgcccagggtcacacggacAGTGaatatctgaagctggatctgacctcaggtcttcctgactgcaggcccagcactctattaaTGGTTACTGCCTATTTGTTCTTAATTCTGCCTGGAGGCCAACCAGAAGTCTAGTCTCCTTccctttcaaatatctgaaagcaGCCCCATAAAGCTTATTTTTCTCCAGGATTCCACAGCTCCTTCCTTCACCCTATCCTCCTATGGTATGAACTTGAGGTCTTTACCATCCTGGCTGCCCTACCCTGGATGCCGGCCAGTTCATCCCTGACCTTTCTAAATGTCATGTCCAGAACTGAGCACAGCATTCTAGACCCAGCACAACCAGGGCTGAATACAGCAGGATCATCACCCTAAACCCGGACAGCATGCTTCTCCATCGGTTTTTCTTGCCTGCTATGTCACAGGTGGCTCAAAGGGAGCTTTCAGTGCATGGAAATGGGCAGATCCTCTCCACATGACCTGTCTCACTGCGCCTTGATCCCTACTCTTGTGGAACTGATTTCTTGAACCCCAAAATCTCATAATGATTCAGCCCCATCTTGTAGCTTCTCAAGATTTCTGAATCCTGCCATCCTGAGTGTGAGCTCTCCTTGCAAATCTGAGAAATACACCATCCATATAAGCCTTTAAGTCacaggggtggggtggagggggaagCTGACCATCACAGGACCAGTGGCACAGGTCCCCAACAAATGTTCATGAAGACCCAAATTAACATCATCTTTAAGCACCACTTTTTTGGGTCCAGGCGTtcagttccaaatccatctaaCGATCCTCCTGTTATGCCACAGATCTCTCCATATTTTCCACAAGAATTGCACGAGTCTGTCAAATGCTTGGCTAAAACCTAGGGGAGCTAGAGTTACAGTACTGCTCTGATTTACCAATGTGGTAACCTGAGTCTCACTTGACTCGTTCTTAATGAAAACACATTGGCTCTCTGCAGTCATAGATCACTGCCTTCTCTTGTGCTTTAATTAGTCCTTTAAGAAGGCAGCACAATTTGGCCATGATCCGAGTCTCGCCCGTTGGCCTACAGTTGGTATCCTCCTCCAATCCTGAAGcaccttttcatacttctaaTCTTTGAAAGATTACACAGTTGTACCAGCCAGTTCAGACCCTGAGATTAGTCACTCCCCTCACCCCAACTGTGTTACTTGACCCCATCAAGGCAGCTACTTGCTTGGCTTTGTTGTCCTACCCTGGCTACCCAAAGCTTGTTCGCTTTGGCAGAGAAACCAGAACTAAGgctccaccctcccctccccactattTACTCAACCTTGTGTCCTTCTTTAAAACAATCTAGTTGACTGTCAAAGAGACAGTAA from Notamacropus eugenii isolate mMacEug1 chromosome 1, mMacEug1.pri_v2, whole genome shotgun sequence includes these protein-coding regions:
- the LDHD gene encoding probable D-lactate dehydrogenase, mitochondrial, with translation MAGQLRGAARILGSWRSYCLKGQQVKVSADFVKKLKAVVGESNVSTADVVLEQHGHDESTHRCSPPDAVVWPQNVEQVSRLAALCHDYRIPIIPFGTGTGLEGGVNAIKGGICFNLTHMDRILDLSVDDFSVTVEPGVTWKALNYYLRDTGLWFPVDPGADASLCGMAATGASGTNAVRYGTMLENVVNLEVVLADGQILHTAGQGRRFQKSSAGYNLTGLFVGSEGTLGLITTATLRLHGIPEATVVAICAFPSIQAAVGSTVQIIQSGLSVARIEFLDEVIMDACNKYSGLTNAVTPSLFLEFHGSQRVLEEQMQRTEEIIQQNGSSHFAWSKDPEERNRLWTARHNAWYATLALRPGCKGYSTDVCVPISRLPDIMVQAKKDLEAFGLIGALVGHVGDGNFHCLLLYNPEDADENRRVKEFVTHLGRTALAMRGTCTGEHGIGLGKRQLLKEEIGPVGIETMRQIKSVLDPKNLMNPGKVL